Proteins encoded together in one Leptospira semungkisensis window:
- a CDS encoding ExbD/TolR family protein, whose translation MKFRKWSRGEGSIRAGQIELAPMIDVISFIVIYFLMNATLEKATVIKVELPRSSNSAQEKKKDELVITVNKDGKIFLDKDTEPVPLEKLTEKIKIFNGANSGEDKDKKDSSKNRVIIRGDGGANYQTIVKVIDKVNEAGVTRFNLAMVRQPGGQ comes from the coding sequence ATGAAATTTAGAAAGTGGAGTCGGGGAGAAGGGAGTATAAGAGCAGGCCAGATCGAGCTTGCTCCGATGATCGACGTTATTAGCTTCATCGTAATTTACTTTTTGATGAACGCCACTTTAGAAAAAGCCACTGTGATCAAGGTGGAGCTCCCTAGATCTTCTAATTCCGCTCAGGAAAAGAAGAAAGATGAACTAGTTATCACTGTAAATAAAGACGGCAAGATCTTCCTTGATAAAGATACTGAACCGGTCCCATTAGAAAAATTAACAGAGAAGATCAAGATCTTCAATGGCGCAAACAGTGGTGAGGACAAGGACAAGAAGGACTCGAGTAAAAATAGAGTAATTATTCGCGGGGATGGCGGAGCAAATTACCAAACAATTGTAAAAGTGATCGATAAAGTGAATGAAGCCGGTGTTACAAGATTTAATCTTGCAATGGTACGTCAGCCCGGAGGTCAGTGA
- a CDS encoding 3'(2'),5'-bisphosphate nucleotidase CysQ family protein has protein sequence MRFPEEAETVSKLVLEAADEILSIYGTDFDVMEKSKGDPLTQADLRANEIIANGIRNLLGDPVYSEEESNFSPKDQTSDRIWILDPIDGTREFVAKNPEFAISLGLVEKGELTFGIVMNPVTGEFFWGKTGIGSGFEILKNSYKDRKISWDITSKYLEESKEEGPNSVLVSVSETRDGLFKNIRYGERFLLKPKGSIAYKLALVAVGKFPMTLSLRPKNDWDVAGGLAILRASGGLDIEIKSGKEYPFLTSKLGIGLIAGKKELVQEFWTDFQVSLQSSVRERW, from the coding sequence ATGCGATTTCCGGAAGAAGCGGAGACCGTTTCTAAACTTGTTCTGGAAGCCGCAGACGAAATCCTGTCCATCTACGGAACGGATTTCGATGTGATGGAAAAATCGAAAGGAGATCCCTTGACCCAAGCGGATCTTCGTGCTAATGAGATCATTGCGAACGGGATCCGAAATCTTTTAGGCGATCCCGTTTATTCAGAAGAAGAATCCAACTTTTCCCCTAAAGACCAAACATCCGATCGGATATGGATCCTAGATCCAATTGACGGTACAAGAGAATTTGTCGCTAAGAATCCTGAATTCGCAATTAGCCTAGGCCTCGTGGAGAAGGGTGAACTTACCTTTGGGATCGTGATGAATCCTGTCACCGGAGAATTTTTCTGGGGAAAAACAGGGATAGGATCCGGATTTGAAATATTAAAAAATTCTTATAAAGACCGCAAAATCTCCTGGGATATTACTTCTAAATATTTAGAAGAAAGCAAGGAAGAAGGACCGAATTCCGTTTTAGTCTCCGTTTCAGAGACAAGAGATGGTCTCTTCAAGAATATTCGATACGGAGAAAGATTTCTTCTAAAACCCAAGGGATCGATTGCATATAAACTCGCTCTAGTTGCAGTAGGAAAATTTCCGATGACATTGTCCCTTCGTCCCAAGAATGACTGGGATGTCGCAGGAGGGCTCGCTATCCTTAGGGCCTCAGGCGGATTGGATATAGAGATCAAGTCTGGAAAGGAGTATCCTTTCTTAACCTCGAAGCTTGGGATTGGATTGATTGCCGGTAAGAAAGAGTTAGTCCAGGAATTTTGGACGGATTTTCAAGTCTCATTACAATCTTCCGTAAGAGAACGCTGGTAA
- a CDS encoding glycosyltransferase family 4 protein: MREKKSKTHKVFRIAVDARPLSTPVSGVGKLIESVLKGFSSDKDFEFLLFSHRPIHEGYSELLKNSNIKTVIGEGAFAKKGGIYFALYLPFQIRKFEIDLFWGTQQVFPLFLPNKIPGVLTYHDFVAYRFPETMRPIARLQQLFYLRRSIQRANFVLANSEFTARELQKYYSYPKEKIEIVYPGYSTKEIVKRRSAPTERTKKLPKNFFLTVSTLEPRKNYQILWKAYQALKKENPKFPGVWVHAGKAGWESPEFLQEFQEAAQAQRLHWIDSATEEELQYLYSNANLFLFPSIYEGFGIPLLEALAYSLPCMVSDLEVFREIGGDSCLYLSPDSETEWKNSILEYYKKPRKFKKPNLKKFERTVSAEKTKKIFSKLLKLK; the protein is encoded by the coding sequence TTGCGCGAAAAGAAAAGCAAAACCCATAAGGTGTTTCGAATTGCAGTCGATGCGAGACCTCTTTCGACTCCTGTTTCCGGCGTCGGAAAACTCATTGAATCCGTTTTGAAAGGATTTTCTTCGGATAAGGACTTCGAGTTCCTACTATTTTCACATAGACCGATTCATGAAGGATATTCTGAACTATTAAAGAATTCGAATATAAAGACGGTGATAGGTGAGGGAGCATTCGCTAAGAAAGGTGGTATATACTTTGCGCTATATCTTCCTTTTCAGATCCGTAAATTTGAAATAGATCTCTTCTGGGGGACACAACAGGTATTTCCTTTATTCCTACCGAATAAAATACCTGGAGTTTTGACTTATCATGATTTTGTAGCGTATCGTTTTCCAGAAACGATGAGGCCTATCGCTCGTTTGCAGCAATTGTTCTATTTGAGAAGAAGCATCCAAAGAGCAAACTTCGTGCTCGCGAATTCTGAATTCACAGCAAGAGAATTGCAAAAGTATTATTCTTATCCGAAAGAAAAGATAGAGATCGTATATCCTGGCTATTCTACAAAAGAGATCGTAAAAAGAAGATCAGCGCCGACAGAAAGAACTAAGAAGCTACCGAAGAATTTCTTTTTGACAGTATCCACTTTGGAGCCTCGTAAAAATTATCAGATCCTTTGGAAGGCGTATCAGGCTCTAAAAAAGGAAAATCCTAAATTTCCAGGAGTTTGGGTGCATGCCGGAAAGGCTGGCTGGGAATCTCCCGAATTCTTGCAGGAATTCCAGGAGGCAGCTCAGGCCCAAAGATTGCATTGGATAGATTCTGCAACGGAAGAGGAATTACAGTATCTATACTCAAATGCGAATCTATTCTTATTTCCTTCCATTTATGAAGGGTTCGGGATTCCACTCTTAGAAGCGCTGGCATACTCTCTTCCTTGCATGGTTTCCGACTTGGAAGTCTTTAGGGAGATAGGAGGAGACTCTTGTCTTTATCTTTCTCCCGATTCGGAAACCGAATGGAAGAACTCAATTTTAGAATATTATAAAAAACCTAGAAAATTTAAGAAACCGAACTTGAAGAAGTTTGAAAGAACTGTTTCTGCAGAAAAAACCAAAAAGATTTTTTCTAAATTGCTGAAGCTGAAGTAA
- a CDS encoding BamA/OMP85 family outer membrane protein — protein sequence MKRKAQISKLFAVFCLTGSFFFSGEISQLLSKKGDYFGKIVREIKFIGNKNTPDPEIDAMIELKVGKTLTRGIIDRDLKTLFASGFFYFIDIQAEEIDGGVRILVELKERPRVKDVEFVGADEVFPADLREKMPLKENEVITPQKVAKSRDLILQKYRDEGFFLAYVKVELGKPDPKTNLVRVRFIIDEGEEIPVAKINIYGNETVETSELLGIMDLKEEGLFEGGNFKESSFEKDKEVVQAYLRSKGYLDSEIIREGTNWEIHWENPEKKNRRVIIVNIKLYEGQVYYFNGYTVNHDMTTDPDGRPIFLNKENNPIDTPKDKLKPLFTVAELEKTLDYSEKDVGEIFDETVFSRDRGAINELYGSKGHIFAQVIPRRKVVSLDEESLQYYENCYSRRSDLERKICEEEYRQLSIRKLREIYNKNPELRGRKFVHVDFTVRENNLAQIENVIIKGNKKTQDKVIRRELLFKPGDLFDSTLVNRSRERIFNLGYFKEVNFNMRPGSDDTKMNLVIEVLEQPTGTVSMGGGYGTITGFTIFTEIGENNLNGTGQKVSGRLEFGPYRRSFTLSWTEPWMNDTPWSLSLSMFYFSRTIFLGSTSTISISDSTTAPTVENATYDNNGLGLTFGLAHRLGTNWTHFHRYTPAFYSYSNPTALVSDTVLANVRRGWQFRSQVTNGISYDIRDNVFAPTRGFDVLFQVDNVGQLLGGTSHFDQYRVLGEYYHTWFDFTFGGLIRNNALRRWRVVQEFRSSNTFIFQRAPLHGSKSQDPVQNPYIYPQDLLIIGGYESLRGWYYNDPKFPSEWRDGAQNRILFDSEIRVPIEPSLLWLVVFLDGGALYEQVNRFTGTKKDYFENYDKNKEAAIQANPLGWYIQNNFNTSNGRKADVTYDDLNNPARLVLSADNVAFDRMRYSWGVGLRIQIPVLPLRIYFAQKLRPTGNFWAPFAQYESDHAFQFVFGIGDYRF from the coding sequence TTGAAACGAAAAGCACAGATCAGTAAGTTATTCGCCGTATTTTGTTTAACGGGTTCCTTCTTTTTCTCCGGCGAAATATCCCAATTGCTCTCTAAGAAAGGCGATTACTTCGGTAAGATCGTTCGAGAGATCAAATTTATAGGGAACAAGAACACTCCCGATCCAGAAATCGATGCAATGATCGAACTGAAAGTGGGAAAGACTCTCACTCGCGGAATCATCGATAGAGACTTAAAGACACTTTTTGCTTCCGGATTCTTTTACTTCATAGATATCCAAGCAGAAGAAATCGACGGCGGAGTCCGCATCCTAGTAGAATTAAAAGAGCGTCCTCGCGTTAAGGACGTGGAGTTTGTGGGAGCAGACGAAGTATTCCCCGCAGACTTAAGAGAGAAGATGCCTCTGAAAGAGAACGAGGTAATCACTCCTCAGAAAGTGGCAAAGTCTAGAGATTTGATTCTCCAAAAGTATAGAGACGAAGGTTTCTTTCTTGCATACGTTAAGGTAGAATTAGGAAAGCCGGACCCGAAAACCAACTTGGTGAGAGTCCGATTCATCATTGACGAGGGAGAAGAGATCCCTGTCGCAAAGATCAATATCTACGGAAACGAGACTGTCGAGACTTCTGAACTTTTAGGAATCATGGACCTAAAGGAAGAAGGATTGTTCGAAGGTGGAAACTTCAAAGAAAGTTCATTCGAAAAAGATAAAGAAGTCGTTCAAGCTTACCTTCGAAGCAAAGGTTACTTGGATTCTGAGATCATTCGAGAGGGAACAAACTGGGAGATTCACTGGGAGAATCCGGAAAAGAAAAACCGACGGGTGATTATCGTAAACATCAAGCTCTATGAGGGGCAGGTTTACTATTTTAACGGATATACTGTTAATCATGATATGACGACGGATCCGGACGGCAGGCCTATTTTCTTGAACAAGGAAAATAACCCGATCGATACTCCTAAAGATAAATTAAAGCCTCTCTTTACCGTCGCTGAATTAGAGAAAACTCTGGATTATAGCGAAAAGGACGTTGGAGAGATCTTTGACGAGACCGTATTCTCTCGGGATAGGGGAGCGATTAACGAGCTCTACGGTTCCAAAGGGCATATTTTCGCTCAGGTGATTCCTCGTCGTAAGGTGGTTTCCTTAGACGAAGAGAGTTTGCAATACTATGAGAACTGTTATTCGCGCCGGTCAGATCTGGAAAGAAAGATCTGCGAGGAAGAATATAGACAATTAAGTATTCGTAAATTAAGAGAAATTTATAATAAGAACCCCGAGCTGCGCGGAAGAAAATTCGTGCATGTGGACTTTACCGTTCGAGAGAACAACCTTGCTCAGATCGAGAACGTGATCATTAAGGGAAATAAGAAAACCCAGGATAAGGTGATCCGAAGAGAACTTTTATTTAAACCGGGAGATCTATTCGATTCCACTCTAGTCAACAGATCTCGGGAAAGGATCTTTAACTTAGGTTACTTCAAGGAAGTAAACTTTAACATGAGACCCGGTTCGGACGATACCAAGATGAACTTGGTGATCGAGGTGTTAGAGCAGCCGACTGGAACGGTTTCCATGGGTGGTGGTTACGGAACGATCACCGGATTTACCATCTTTACTGAGATTGGAGAGAACAACTTGAACGGAACCGGGCAAAAGGTTTCGGGTCGTTTGGAGTTTGGTCCGTATCGTAGGTCCTTTACTTTATCTTGGACAGAGCCTTGGATGAATGATACTCCATGGTCTCTATCTCTTTCCATGTTCTACTTCTCGAGGACGATCTTTCTAGGATCCACTTCTACCATCTCCATCTCGGATAGCACGACTGCGCCTACCGTGGAGAATGCTACATACGACAACAATGGTTTGGGATTGACCTTTGGACTCGCACATAGATTGGGAACGAACTGGACTCACTTCCACAGATATACTCCTGCATTCTATTCTTATTCAAATCCGACGGCTCTCGTTTCGGATACGGTACTTGCGAACGTTAGGAGAGGTTGGCAGTTCCGCTCCCAGGTTACGAACGGTATTTCTTACGATATCCGCGACAACGTATTTGCTCCTACTAGAGGATTCGACGTTCTCTTTCAGGTGGATAACGTGGGTCAGCTCTTAGGAGGAACGTCCCACTTCGACCAGTACAGGGTCCTTGGAGAGTATTATCATACTTGGTTCGACTTTACCTTCGGAGGTTTAATCCGAAACAACGCACTTCGTAGATGGAGAGTCGTTCAAGAATTTCGATCTTCTAATACGTTTATTTTTCAAAGGGCTCCTTTGCACGGATCTAAGAGCCAGGACCCAGTGCAGAACCCATACATTTATCCGCAGGATTTACTCATTATCGGTGGTTATGAGTCCTTGAGAGGTTGGTATTATAACGATCCTAAATTCCCATCTGAATGGAGAGACGGTGCGCAAAACCGTATTCTATTCGATTCAGAGATTCGGGTCCCGATCGAGCCTAGCTTACTTTGGTTGGTTGTCTTCTTAGATGGAGGAGCCTTGTATGAGCAGGTGAACCGTTTCACAGGGACCAAGAAGGACTATTTCGAAAATTATGATAAGAACAAAGAAGCGGCCATTCAGGCGAATCCGCTTGGTTGGTACATCCAAAACAATTTCAATACTTCAAACGGACGTAAGGCGGACGTCACTTACGACGACTTGAATAACCCGGCTAGACTTGTTCTCTCGGCGGATAACGTTGCTTTTGATCGAATGAGATATTCCTGGGGAGTCGGTTTAAGGATCCAGATCCCGGTTCTTCCTTTGCGTATTTATTTCGCACAGAAATTAAGGCCTACGGGAAACTTCTGGGCACCGTTCGCTCAATACGAATCTGACCATGCGTTCCAATTCGTATTCGGTATCGGGGATTACCGGTTCTAG
- a CDS encoding AMP-dependent synthetase/ligase yields the protein MAENLAQLFREAADTFKDRPAFYYKNAQKNYLPLTYSELYENGLNLAEALIDLGIQSRDHVALVADNRIEWIIADCAIILTGAADVPRGTDITDSEIVYIVSHSEAEVVFIENDKMLEKFNRNKSQLGKVKTIILMDKDSSAPGVLKMYDLIEKGKQLRASGSRKTEDRVAAIHPDDLFTLIYTSGTTGLPKGVQLKHSNMMHQVLNVTPMLKINSEARLLSILPIWHVFERVVEYVCISIGASTYYTNVRDLRQDLATVKPTFMGSAPRLWENIYNGIYTRINDPSQTPALRRGLFKLAYFFSDKKNAAVRFLTGKEVDYHGRNPIYSLFYGILMLVQLVLTGPFILTVLSSVAAYYFASTELSFLSLPLYIIAGLGVFFNSATLDKIVLSKIRTATGGKLRASISGGGALPRHVDEFFNNIGINVLEGYGMTETSPVLSVRTFQKLIIGSVGSIVPKTHLQIRNDNNEVLTEIDANGKIVKGKLGRKGVVFVNGPQVMKGYYKNDEATAKTLVDGWMNTGDMGMINFKHTLTLTGRAKDTVVLLGGENVEPVPIENKLQESAYISQCMIIGQDQKNLGAIIVPDFEKLDEWAKENGVDISNKDALIDNAKVVDLYKKEIKALNNSKNGFKSFEQVTPFFLVSKPFEVGDELNNMLKMKRHVIAEKYADKIKKVYTADK from the coding sequence ATGGCTGAGAATCTCGCCCAGTTGTTTCGTGAGGCAGCGGATACATTTAAAGATCGTCCTGCTTTTTATTATAAGAATGCTCAAAAGAATTATTTGCCTCTCACCTATTCGGAGTTATACGAAAACGGTTTAAATCTTGCGGAAGCATTAATCGATTTAGGCATCCAGTCCAGGGACCACGTAGCTCTGGTTGCGGACAATAGAATAGAATGGATTATCGCCGACTGCGCTATCATTCTTACTGGAGCGGCAGATGTTCCGAGAGGAACTGATATCACTGACTCGGAGATCGTTTATATCGTAAGCCATTCCGAAGCAGAAGTTGTATTTATCGAAAACGACAAGATGCTGGAGAAATTCAACCGAAACAAATCCCAGCTCGGAAAAGTAAAAACCATTATCCTAATGGACAAGGATTCCAGCGCTCCTGGGGTTCTGAAAATGTATGATCTGATCGAAAAGGGAAAACAGCTGAGAGCATCCGGTTCTCGTAAGACAGAAGATAGAGTTGCTGCGATCCATCCGGACGATCTTTTCACTTTGATCTATACTTCAGGAACTACTGGTCTTCCTAAAGGAGTGCAACTGAAGCATTCCAATATGATGCACCAGGTTTTGAACGTAACTCCTATGTTGAAGATCAATTCGGAAGCTAGACTTCTTTCCATTCTTCCTATCTGGCACGTTTTCGAAAGAGTTGTAGAGTATGTTTGCATTAGCATCGGTGCTTCTACATATTATACAAACGTAAGAGATCTTCGCCAAGACCTCGCGACTGTGAAGCCTACCTTTATGGGTTCTGCTCCGCGTCTTTGGGAAAATATCTATAACGGAATCTATACTCGGATCAATGATCCTAGCCAAACTCCTGCACTTCGCAGAGGGCTTTTCAAACTTGCTTACTTCTTCTCTGATAAGAAGAACGCGGCTGTCCGTTTCCTGACCGGAAAAGAAGTGGATTATCATGGAAGAAATCCAATCTATTCCCTCTTTTACGGAATTCTAATGTTAGTTCAATTGGTTCTGACTGGACCTTTTATTCTGACTGTTCTTTCTTCTGTTGCTGCTTATTATTTTGCTTCTACAGAACTTTCTTTCTTGAGCCTACCTCTCTATATCATAGCAGGACTCGGAGTATTCTTCAATAGCGCAACTCTAGACAAGATCGTTCTTTCCAAAATCAGAACTGCTACCGGTGGAAAACTGAGAGCTTCTATATCCGGAGGAGGAGCTCTTCCTCGCCATGTGGATGAGTTCTTTAACAATATCGGTATCAATGTTTTGGAAGGCTACGGTATGACGGAAACTTCTCCTGTTCTTTCCGTAAGAACATTCCAAAAATTGATTATTGGATCCGTAGGTTCCATCGTTCCTAAGACCCATCTTCAGATCAGAAATGATAATAATGAAGTGTTAACTGAGATCGACGCAAACGGTAAGATCGTAAAAGGAAAACTAGGCCGTAAGGGCGTTGTTTTTGTGAACGGTCCTCAGGTAATGAAAGGTTACTACAAGAACGATGAAGCTACCGCTAAGACTCTCGTAGACGGCTGGATGAATACCGGCGATATGGGAATGATCAACTTCAAACATACCCTGACTCTTACAGGAAGAGCTAAGGACACTGTGGTCCTACTCGGTGGCGAAAACGTGGAGCCGGTTCCTATCGAGAACAAACTCCAAGAGTCTGCATATATCAGCCAATGTATGATCATAGGCCAGGATCAGAAAAATCTGGGAGCGATCATTGTTCCTGATTTCGAGAAATTGGACGAGTGGGCTAAGGAAAACGGAGTCGATATCTCTAACAAAGACGCATTGATCGACAACGCGAAGGTAGTGGATCTATACAAAAAAGAGATCAAGGCTCTAAACAATTCCAAAAACGGATTCAAATCTTTTGAGCAAGTGACACCATTCTTCTTGGTTTCCAAGCCTTTCGAAGTGGGAGACGAGCTGAACAATATGCTGAAAATGAAACGGCATGTGATCGCTGAAAAATACGCTGATAAGATCAAGAAGGTCTACACTGCGGATAAATAA
- a CDS encoding TlpA family protein disulfide reductase: MSSKRVSLILLPICFLLFSLIQCRTEEQPFLYQISLEDWEGRNHSFSEDKGKLVILDFWASWCEPCKKAVPVVEELRQRLKGTDTVVFGVNTEDDLTIPEIKKAADEFGMKYPSLLDPKWKLVNGLKIEGQPALFVFSKSGKKLHFQYGISERDLPILTGRLKNWLESP; this comes from the coding sequence ATGTCTTCTAAGAGAGTTTCTCTCATCCTTCTTCCGATCTGCTTTTTGCTTTTCAGCCTAATTCAATGCCGCACGGAAGAGCAGCCTTTTCTATACCAGATAAGCTTGGAAGACTGGGAGGGAAGGAACCATTCCTTCTCCGAAGATAAGGGCAAATTAGTGATCCTGGATTTTTGGGCGAGCTGGTGCGAACCATGTAAAAAAGCGGTCCCGGTGGTTGAGGAGTTACGACAAAGGTTAAAAGGGACTGATACAGTCGTTTTCGGAGTAAATACCGAGGACGATCTAACAATTCCTGAGATCAAAAAGGCAGCGGATGAGTTCGGAATGAAATATCCGAGCCTTTTAGACCCGAAATGGAAATTGGTAAACGGTTTAAAGATAGAAGGGCAGCCCGCTTTATTCGTTTTTAGCAAATCAGGAAAGAAACTGCATTTCCAATATGGGATTTCCGAGAGAGATTTACCAATTTTGACCGGTAGGCTCAAAAACTGGCTTGAATCGCCTTAA
- a CDS encoding ATP-dependent helicase, whose translation MLDLLEGLNEPQAAAVSRLEGPVLILAGAGSGKTRVITHRIANLILNRRTDSICALTFTNKAAAEMQERVSHLVPSLPFNVQIKTFHSLCLYILRRETSYLGMNSGFTVYDSVLQESLIKQVIKDLHEDPKQYKPSSLVGIFSSWKDSMTDPDGYVRKENFSHRSQMISSIYEEYEKRKKKNQAFDFGDLILRTVQLFQEFPELLKKYQDRWNYIMVDEYQDTNKTQYTLVRLLSGERGNLCVVGDDDQSIYSWRGADISNILNFEKDFPNAFVVKLEENYRSTSRIIRAASKVISNNSDRKDKELFTNNEEGETISLSEFENENEEAYDTVRKVRSGSARGAEYKDFAIFYRTNAQSRYFEESLRSAGIPYKIFGGFRFFDRAEIKDMIAYLNVVANPLDSTSLLRIVNTPPRGIGEASLEKIREFSIKEGISFLEAIGHPSLPLKKASLGKAKELYHLFQDLIEKKEKGELPSKIALEIVERSGWVEYMERNSHDEEAISRVENVREFVNSIEEYETREDSPNLEEYLNQISLLTSEEDSAQLTDYVHLMTVHNAKGLEFPTVFITGLEEGTFPHLMSLEEPKGEEEERRLFYVALTRAREKLYLSYCRNSRKFGKVEPRIPSRFLPEIPGECFGEEGALSRKGVRRPEGPPTASAGAYQNYQPKAKETSFSAPENSGSPLGEEAEIREGDRVKHAQFGAGIVVSVQGTGKNRKVKIRFGGLEKNFFLAYTPLEKL comes from the coding sequence GTGTTAGATCTATTAGAAGGATTGAATGAACCGCAGGCAGCTGCGGTTTCTCGTTTAGAAGGGCCAGTTCTGATTCTTGCCGGAGCAGGTTCCGGAAAGACCAGGGTAATCACTCATAGAATCGCGAACCTAATTCTGAACAGAAGGACAGATTCCATCTGCGCCTTGACATTTACGAATAAGGCCGCCGCGGAAATGCAGGAGAGAGTGAGCCATCTCGTTCCTTCTTTGCCGTTTAATGTCCAGATCAAGACATTCCACTCTCTTTGTTTGTATATTTTGAGAAGGGAAACTTCCTATCTGGGAATGAATTCAGGTTTCACGGTTTACGATTCCGTATTACAAGAATCTCTAATTAAGCAGGTGATCAAGGATCTTCACGAAGATCCTAAGCAGTACAAGCCTTCTTCTCTAGTTGGGATCTTTTCCTCGTGGAAGGATTCGATGACCGATCCGGACGGATATGTGAGAAAGGAAAATTTCTCACATCGTTCTCAAATGATCTCTTCCATCTATGAAGAATATGAGAAGAGAAAGAAAAAGAACCAAGCTTTCGATTTCGGAGATCTGATCTTACGCACTGTGCAACTATTCCAGGAATTTCCTGAGCTTCTAAAGAAATATCAGGATCGTTGGAATTATATCATGGTAGACGAGTACCAGGATACGAATAAGACCCAATATACTTTGGTTAGACTTCTCTCCGGAGAGAGAGGTAATTTATGCGTGGTAGGGGACGATGATCAGTCCATCTACTCCTGGAGAGGCGCGGATATTTCGAATATTCTAAATTTCGAAAAGGATTTCCCGAATGCATTCGTAGTGAAGTTGGAGGAAAATTACAGATCCACTTCCAGAATCATTCGAGCTGCTTCGAAAGTAATTTCTAATAATAGCGATCGAAAAGATAAGGAACTATTCACTAACAATGAAGAAGGAGAGACTATCTCTCTTTCAGAGTTTGAGAACGAGAACGAAGAAGCTTACGATACGGTTAGAAAGGTCCGATCCGGTTCCGCAAGAGGAGCTGAATATAAGGATTTCGCGATATTCTATAGAACGAACGCACAATCTAGATATTTTGAAGAAAGTTTGAGATCTGCAGGAATTCCTTATAAGATCTTCGGAGGGTTTCGGTTCTTCGATCGTGCTGAGATCAAGGACATGATCGCTTATCTTAACGTGGTCGCAAATCCATTAGATTCGACTTCTTTATTAAGGATTGTAAATACTCCACCCCGAGGCATCGGTGAGGCAAGTCTCGAAAAAATCAGAGAATTCTCTATCAAAGAAGGAATCTCATTTTTAGAGGCGATAGGACATCCAAGTCTTCCTTTGAAGAAAGCAAGTTTAGGCAAGGCAAAAGAACTTTATCATCTATTCCAAGATTTGATCGAGAAAAAGGAAAAAGGCGAACTTCCCTCTAAAATCGCGTTAGAGATCGTTGAAAGAAGCGGTTGGGTGGAATACATGGAGAGAAATTCCCATGACGAAGAAGCGATCTCCAGAGTGGAGAACGTGAGAGAATTCGTGAACTCCATCGAAGAATACGAAACTAGAGAAGATTCCCCGAATCTCGAAGAATATCTAAATCAGATCAGCCTTTTGACTTCCGAAGAGGACTCCGCTCAGCTCACGGACTATGTTCATCTCATGACAGTGCATAATGCGAAAGGGTTGGAATTTCCGACAGTATTCATCACGGGTTTAGAAGAAGGAACCTTCCCCCATTTAATGAGTTTAGAAGAACCAAAAGGTGAGGAAGAAGAGAGAAGGCTTTTCTATGTGGCTTTAACGAGAGCGAGAGAAAAGCTTTATCTGAGTTATTGTAGGAACTCCAGAAAATTCGGCAAGGTGGAGCCTAGAATTCCTTCCCGCTTCTTGCCTGAAATTCCAGGAGAATGTTTCGGCGAAGAAGGAGCTCTTTCTCGTAAAGGGGTGAGACGACCAGAAGGACCTCCCACTGCCTCGGCGGGCGCCTACCAGAATTACCAACCGAAGGCAAAGGAAACCTCTTTCTCTGCGCCTGAAAATTCCGGCAGCCCCTTGGGAGAAGAGGCAGAAATCCGGGAAGGCGATAGGGTCAAGCATGCTCAATTCGGGGCAGGAATCGTGGTTTCAGTGCAGGGAACCGGAAAAAACCGGAAAGTAAAAATAAGGTTCGGGGGGCTTGAGAAAAACTTTTTCCTTGCATATACTCCCTTAGAGAAATTATAA
- a CDS encoding LIC11625 family surface-exposed protein yields the protein MKRIVILALAICLASPLFAGKVSGLVEEFNKIEEFNKNRKISDSAKKATLEKNLLSAVKYSLHRKYLDYKEYIKDLKADSIQYEPQKGTFGVYVKYKTYIVYYSYLMDPEIYLQTPINEVFYVRPDNLDEEPHRDEKTGQPGGK from the coding sequence ATGAAACGGATCGTAATACTGGCCCTGGCAATCTGCTTGGCGAGTCCTTTGTTTGCTGGCAAGGTCAGCGGTTTAGTAGAGGAATTTAATAAGATCGAAGAGTTCAATAAGAACAGAAAGATCTCCGATTCCGCTAAGAAGGCAACTCTCGAAAAGAACCTTCTCTCTGCAGTGAAATATAGTCTTCACCGCAAATATCTGGATTATAAGGAATACATCAAGGATCTCAAGGCGGATTCCATTCAATACGAGCCGCAAAAGGGAACCTTCGGAGTATATGTAAAATACAAAACGTATATTGTATATTATAGTTACTTAATGGATCCGGAGATTTATCTTCAAACTCCGATCAATGAAGTGTTTTATGTGCGTCCGGATAATTTGGACGAAGAGCCTCACAGAGACGAGAAAACCGGCCAGCCCGGCGGAAAATAA